The Carassius auratus strain Wakin chromosome 5, ASM336829v1, whole genome shotgun sequence genome includes a window with the following:
- the LOC113074575 gene encoding porphobilinogen deaminase-like, whose protein sequence is MGTRKSQTGEKSLFTKELENALERNERENPHDSVVLHPKKAGLILDSLPEKSVIGTSSLRRAAQLRKRFPQLEFENIVSCTFLSYCVCGGLYIINGSSCIKKEKKM, encoded by the exons ATGGGAACAAGAAAGAGCCAG ACTGGTGAAAAGAGCCTCTTTACCAAAGAGCTGGAGAATGCCCTTGAGAGAAATGA GAGGGAAAATCCCCATGATTCAGTGGTGCTTCATCCAAAGAAGGCTGGACTTATCCTCGACAGCTTGCCAGAGAAGAG TGTGATTGGCACAAGTTCACTTCGCAGAGCAGCTCAGCTAAGGAAACGATTCCCTCAACTGGAGTTTGAAAATATTGTATCCTGCACTTTTCTTTCCTATTGCGTCTGTGGAGGTTTATACATTATTAATGGCAGCAGCtgtatcaaaaaagaaaaaaaaatgtag
- the LOC113074588 gene encoding histone H2AX-like: MSGRGKTGGKARAKAKTRSSRAGLQFPVGRVHRLLRKGNYAERVGAGAPVYLAAVLEYLTAEILELAGNAARDNKKTRIIPRHLQLAVRNDEELNKLLGGVTIAQGGVLPNIQAVLLPKKTGQTVPSTGKSGKKGSSQSQEY, from the coding sequence ATGTCTGGAAGAGGTAAAACCGGAGGTAAAGCCCGCGCTAAAGCGAAGACTCGCAGTTCTCGTGCTGGGCTGCAATTCCCCGTTGGCCGTGTGCACCGTCTTCTGCGTAAAGGCAACTATGCTGAGAGGGTAGGTGCTGGTGCTCCTGTGTACCTAGCCGCTGTGCTCGAATACCTCACCGCTGAGATCCTCGAGTTGGCGGGAAACGCTGCAAGAGACAACAAGAAGACTCGCATTATCCCTCGCCATCTTCAGCTGGCCGTCCGTAACGACGAGGAGCTGAACAAACTGCTCGGCGGAGTGACCATTGCCCAAGGCGGTGTTCTTCCCAACATCCAGGCCGTGCTTCTGCCCAAGAAAACGGGCCAGACTGTTCCTAGCACCGGTAAATCGGGAAAGAAGGGTTCTTCTCAATCACAAGAGTATTAA
- the LOC113074564 gene encoding coatomer subunit delta-like — MVLLAAAVCTKAGKALVSRQFVEMTRTRVEGLLAAFPKLMNTGKQHTFVETESVRYVYQPLEKLYMVLVTTKNSNILEDLETLRLFSRVIPEYCRVLEESEISEHCFDLIFAFDEIVALGYRENVNLAQIRTFTEMDSHEEKVFRAVRETQEREAKAEMRRKAKELQQIRRDGERGKKGPGFGGFGSSGMSSSSSAIITDTLIEAEKPKPTPAPVRSSGPSKALKLLGKGKEVDDFVDKLKSEGENIILPSTGKRPSEASKSLPPPTHTESVHMRVEEKITLTCGRDGGLQNMEVLGMITLRVSDEKNGRIRLKVGNNDKRGVQLQTHPNVDKKLFTAESVIGLKNPDKSFPLKSDVGVLKWRLQTTDESFIPLTINCWPSESGTGCDVNIEYELQDECLELNDVVISIPVPSGVGAPVIGDLDGEYRHDSRRNILEWCLPVIDVKNKTGSLEFSIPGQPNDFFPVNVSFVSKGSYCDIQVVKVYQVDGESPVRFSTETSFVVDKYEIL; from the exons ATG GTGCTGTTGGCAGCAGCAGTCTGCACGAAGGCAGGTAAAGCCCTGGTGTCACGGCAGTTTGTGGAGATGACACGGACGAGAGTGGAGGGTCTGCTGGCTGCTTTCCCCAAACTGATGAACACCGGCAAACAGCACACGTTTGTGGAGACTGAGAGTGTGCGCTACGTCTACCAGCCTCTGGAGAAGCTCTACATGGTGCTGGTCACCACCAAGAACAGTAACATACTGGAGGACCTGGAGACACTGCGTCTCTTCTCACGCGTG ATTCCCGAATATTGTCGTGTCCTGGAGGAGAGTGAGATTTCTGAGCACTGCTTTGACCTCATCTTCGCCTTTGATGAGATTGTTGCACTCGGTTATAGAGAAAATGTTAACTTGGCCCAGATCCGGACATTTACAGAAATGGACTCCCATGAGGAAAAAGTGTTCCGcgctgtcagagag ACTCAAGAGCGTGAGGCTAAGGCAGAGATGAGACGGAAGGCTAAAGAGCTTCAGCAGATACGGCGTGATGGCGAGCGTGGAAAGAAGGGACCAGGCTTTGGTGGTTTTGGCAGCTCGGGCATGAGCAGCAGCAGCTCAGCAATCATCACAGACACACTCATCGAGGCAGAGAAACCCAAACCCACCCCTGCACCTGTCAG GTCCAGTGGTCCAAGTAAAGCACTTAAACTGCTTGGCAAAGGTAAGGAGGTGGATGACTTTGTGGACAAACTAAAATCAGAGGGAGAGAATATCATCTTGCCCAGCACAGGCAAAAGACCATCAGAGGCATCCAAATCTCTGCCGCCTCCAACCCACACAGAGAG TGTGCATATGAGAGTTGAGGAAAAAATCACTCTCACATGTGGCCGTGACGGTGGCCTTCAGAACATGGAAGTGCTTGGCATGATTACCCTCAGAGTGTCTGATGAAAAGAATGGACGAATTAGGCTGAAAGTAGGCAATAATGACAAGAGAGGCGTGCAGTTGCAg ACCCATCCAAATGTGGACAAAAAACTTTTCACAGCAGAGTCTGTGATTGGCCTGAAAAACCCAGACAAATCCTTCCCCCTGAAAAGTGACGTGGGTGTGCTGAAGTGGAGGCTACAGACGACAGATGAATCTTTCATTCCACTAACAA TAAACTGTTGGCCCTCTGAGAGTGGTACTGGCTGTGATGTAAACATTGAGTACGAGCTACAGGATGAATGTCTGGAACTCAATGATGTAGTCATCTCTATCCCTGTACC GTCGGGAGTGGGAGCTCCTGTGATTGGTGATCTAGATGGAGAATATCGCCATGACAGCAGACGGAATATCCTGGAGTGGTGTCTGCCTGTGATTGATGTGAAAAATAAGACTGGTAGTCTGGAATTCAGCATACCTGGCCAGCCCAATGACTTTTTCCCCGTCAATGTCTCCTTCGTCTCCAAGGGAAGCTACTGTGACATTCAG GTCGTGAAGGTGTATCAGGTGGATGGGGAAAGCCCGGTTCGGTTCTCCACAGAAACGTCATTTGTGGTCGACAAGTACGAAATACTGTAA